ATCTGGAATCGGATAAAAAAGGACGTGGCATCCTGCTGGGGGCGATTGCCGGCATTCCGCCGGCCACCGTGGTTATCCTCGGTGCGGGAACTGTGGGAGAGTCGGCAGCCCGCAGCGCCTTGGGTGCCGGTGCCCAGGTGATGATTCTTGACCGGGATCTGGGACGGTTGCGCGAAGTGGATCAGCGGCTGGACCGGCGTGTGGTGACTGCCATTTCCAATATGCACTTTCTGAACAAGGTGGTCCGGTTTGCAGATGTTCTGATCGGGGCCATTGCCGTCCGCGGTCAGAAAAACCCCTACATCATTACCGAGGACATGGTCAAGGCCATGAAACCCGGGTCGGTGATTCTGGATATTTCCATCGATCAGGGTGGGTGCATTGAGACCAGCAGGCCGACCTCCATGTCCAATCCGGTGTTTGTTAAACACGGAATCACCCATTTCTGCGTACCGAATATCAATTCATTCGTGGCCCGAACCAGCAGCACCGCCCTGACCAACGCCTTGCTTCCTTTTCTTCTGGATATTGGTGACCAACCCGATATGAATACTGCACTTTGGAAAAACCTTCCGTTGAGAAACGGAACCTATGTATACCGGGGTTATTGCACCAAGACCAGTCTGACCGATTTGTTTTCGGTTCCTTTCCGTGACATTGAATTGCTGCTCAGTGAGTAGCGGTTACCACTCCAGAACCAGCATCGTCCAGTAATCAAGTGTGGGAAGGGTGACCGTCACACGGCCACTTTCCATTTGTGCATCCAGCAGGAACGGGTCACCAAACCGGTGATCGGGAGAAGCGGCCCACACTTTCTTAACCGGATCTCCCGTTTGAATAACCACCTTCAGATTGACCAATTTCATCGGTGGATACCGGTTCGCATTGGTATCGCGCCAGTCGAGAGAGGCGTTGTTACTGAAATTGAGCAGGTGGATCACCTGACGGTTGGAAAACCGGCGACCGATGGCGGAAATCTTTCCTGCGACCGGTGGCCATTGATTAATGGTGACAGCCTGGTCTGGTGCTGTGACCGTCACGGCGTTCAGGGATCCGCCATCCCGGAGAATATTCTGGTAACCAGTCAGAAAATCGTAGAAGGTGGTGAGCCGGTACGTCAGTCCGGCAGGCATTTTCAGGTTGTTATTCGGAAAGTATTCCTTGCCAAGCATGTGTTCGCCGAGTTCGATGTGAGATCCGCCAAAGGCAAAAATGACGGCATTGGCCATGAGAACTCCCGGTGTATTGAATTCGCCCGGTGAACTGGCCTTGTCATAATTCAGGTAAGCAGCCAGTACCGTCCGCTTTTTACCGCCGGAATACTGTTCATTGGTGGTGATCATCCGTGCAAGGTCGGCATAGCCGTTGTTGGGGGACCAGACCTCGGTGTAGAGGAATCCGACATCGGTGGAGGCAATCTGCGACTGGCCGTACTGATTAACGGCGTTAAAGACCAGATCCTTTTCGGAGTGGGCCGATTTCATGGCTGCGATGAAGCCGGGAAACAATCCGGTCAGTGCAACGGTTTTTCCATCATAATCATACAGGGTTCCCCGGTCTCCCAGCTGATCAATATGAAATCCGTCAAAGGGATAGACTGCATACACATCGTCATTCCGCTGAGCCAGCCAGGTGGTCCATTCCGTCAGGCCGGGATGAACCACATAAATGTCTGAGAGAAAGGGAGGTTTCGGAAGGACGTGAAGATCGGGTTGTGCATGAGATTTGTCCTTATAAAGGAACCAGGTGGCCGGAACCCCCTCAGATTGGGCTGTTGAGGTGGCTCCATATGCCAGATTGTAGGAAAGGGCCTTCATATTCCGGTTGTGAGCCTCGGTTATATACCGGCTGACGGTGGATCGGTGGTTGGTCCGGTTGATGATATCCTTCCAGGAGGCAGCGGGTTCGGACCGGGTTCCGGCCAGAGGAAGGTGATGTCTGAAATGCCAGTCATAAAACTGCAGGCCATTGATCCGGTAGCGGGTAAGTGACCGGATCACTTCAGTGACCGGTGCCGATTCGCCGAAGTGGGAAATAAACCCGTATCGGGGGAACCGGGTCCAGTCGGATGAAACATCAATGGCAATCGAAGTCTGTACGGTTGAAGCGGGTCCTTCGGGACCAGACAGGGTGATCAGGTAACCTTTGAAATCCTCTGTTGGTGGCATCCAGGTCCACGATGAGCCCGATAGCGGATGTGAGTGAATCAGACTGTCGAGATGAAAATAGCGGATGGTGTAGCCGCTCCCGGGAAATTCGTTCAGGGTAAAACGGACACTCTCACCGGGAAGGTAAGTGGCTTTGTCGGTTTCGAGCGTCAGCTGATCGGGATATCCATCAAACCCGGGTTCCTTTTCGCAGCCTGACGAAAGCAATTGGATGACCATGAACCCCAGGATCATCGGTCTGATCTTATTCATGAATTGAGTACCTTTATTTTCTTTCCGTTTCTGGATTTTTCATGATCAACCTATCCCACTTTCTGCTTGTATTTCTGCTTCTGACCTTCCGGCCGGTGCTTAGTCAGCCTTCTGATCCCACTGCCAGGGAAAAGGACAGCACGCCGGTTATTCCTTCCCTTAAAATCGGGGCCCTGTTTCAGACCATGGGTGAGTGGTCATCTCAGTCCGGAACCACGTCAAACGGCTTGTATGTGTCAAATATGCGCCTGAAACTGACCGGTGAACCCATTGGAGGAGTTGGTTATTTCCTGCTGACCAACTTTGTAAAATCCTATTCGCTGCTCGATGCCTATGTCTGGTATCAGAGTCCGGCCGGTTTCAGAGTGGATGCCGGACAATTCAGGGCTCCTTACAGTGCCGAATATACCATTATTGCTGGTGAAATCGAGTTTACCGAACGGTCCTTTGTTTCTGACCGTCTGTCGCCGGGCCGGCAAACCGGACTCATGTTCACCTGGCGGACTGCAGGAAGGGAAGCCCGGGTGAGGGGGGGTGTTTTCAACGGGAATGGCATTGGTTCCGGATTGAAAAATGATAACCGGGATTTTCTGTATGTCGCACGGCTGGAATGGTATCCGGTTCCACGGCAGGCCGGCTGGTCACTGACCGAACCCATCACTGAATTCGGATTGAATGCCGCCCGGTCTTCCGATCAATCGGTTCGTCTGGCCGGGGCACCTGATCAGCAGGAACTGGCTGCCTTTTCCGGAATCCGCACGTTGCTGGGAGGGGACTTCCGGCATCAGAAGGGAGATTGGCTTCTGAGTGGCGAATACACGCGACTTATTGCGGACCGTCGTGAATTGAGCACCATCCGGGTGGATGGTTTTCACCTGACCGGAGGCTATTTACTTCATCCCGACCTGCAGTTTCTGTTACGGGTTCAGTCGATCAGTCATGATGGGTACGGGAACCGGTTGTCTGAATGGGTGACGGGCCTGAACTGGTTTCCCTCGCCGATTACCAAATGCCAGTTAAATGTGGCGTGGCGGGAAGAGGAAACAGGTGCGGCGGCTCGTGTGACAGCGAAATGGCAGGTGATGTTCTAGAAAAAAAAAGGCTGTCCGTTTGATGGACAGCCTTTAAAGTTGGTAATTCCGGAAGGATCAGAATCCGCTGACGTTCAGTCGTCCGCCGGTAGAAACTTTTCCGTTAAGAGAGGCAGTCGGAACCACACTGCTCAGGATCGCGCTTTTGATCTGAGCGGCAGTAGCGCCGGGATGAGTGGAGGCATAGAGTGCTGCTGCACCGCTCACGTGCGGAGTAGCCATGGATGTGCCATTGTAGCTGGCATATCCTGAAACGACTTTGCCTTTGGAGCTTTTAGGCACAGATGACCAGATTCCCGACCCTGGTGCACCAATATCCACGCTGGTTGCACCATATTGTGAAAAGCTGGAAAGTCCGCCCGTGCTGGTAATGGAAGCCACTGCAATAACGTTAGCACTGGTATATCCGGATGGATAGCTGGGTGTTGCATCATTGTTGGTTCCGCTGTTTCCGGCGGCTGCGATAAACAGGATGCCGGCTGCATTGGCACGTTCAACGGCATCGGCCAGAGCCTGGGAATAGCCGCCACCGCCCCATGAATTGTTTGTGGCAACCAGGTTGATGCCATGACGGGTTTTCAGGTCGGTGAAGTAATCAACGGCTTTAATGGCATTTGCAGTGGTACCGCCACGGCTGCCGAGGAATTTGGCGCTCAGTAATTTTACGCTCCATACCACACCGGCCACTCCTTTACCGTTTCCGCCAACGCCACCGATGGTGCCGGCCACGTGTGTTCCGTGGTCATCTCCCACTCCATCAAAAACGGTGTTGTTATTTCCGTCGAAATCCCATCCGTACACATCGTCAACCAGACCATTGCCGTCATCATCGCGGCCGTTTCCGGCTATTTCACCAGGGTTGGTACCCGCATTGGCGACCAGATCCTCGTGTGTATACATGTATCCTTCATCAATGATGCCGATCCAAACGGTGTTGGATCCGGTTTTGCCGGCGGCCCAGGCTTCAGCGGCCTGACTTCCATACTGATTGGCAGGTGAGGAGCCATCCCCATACATGCCCCACAGGGAGCCATTGGTGTAATAGGTGTCATTTGAGGTGGCCTGATGCTGATAAATGTAGTTGGGCTCGGCATAGTCAACCACACCGGAAGCAATCAGTTTCTGAATAGCTGTCTGAACACCCAGACCTGTTTTAAGAACGGTGATGCCTTCAGAAATACCGGCCGATTTCATGCTGGCAGTATGGATGGTTTCCTTCACTTCGGAATTAACGGCCCGAAGGACCGAACTTCGCTGGGAAGCCAGAGTTCCGGCTTTAAATTTTACCAGCACTTCACCGGTTACAAATTCGTTATCCAGGGCTGCATATTTGACTTTGCCCATGGAGGCTGTTTCGCCCGCTGATTCGGTCTGAGACATCGAAGCGGGATCACTGCAACCGACTGCCATCAGAGAGAGAGCAAGTCCGGTTGAAAAAAGAAGCGATTTATTCATGAGTTTCCTTTCAGAGCGTGTTACAATGGTTTGTTTCGGCTGATCCTGGTTCCACTCCGGAAGCGGATCTGGTCATGAGGTGTTTCCAAACTTTTGAAACCACCCCGGTATTCAGGTCTTTTTTAAGGTAAACAAAGGTTTAATCTTAATATATAAAGACCACGTGCATTTACAGATGGAACCAAAGGTAGGGCTGGTTCCATTACTTGTCAAGAAGTTGTAAAAATTTATTTCTGCAAACAAACAGACATGATGATCTTTTTATAAACAAGAAGAGAGGATGTGGGGCGGAGGCCGATCAGATCAGAAAGAAACGGGTGGGATACTTTCTGGCATTCAATTCCGGATTGATCCGTGCGATGTCCTGTTTCCACAACAGGAAATCAGCTTCCAGTTCGTCGGGGGACAGGAAATCCGTTCCGAACGGGTAATGCGACGGAGCAAGGGATTGATTAAAAATGGAAAGCTGAATCCGGTCTTCAGGTCCGAGGTCGAGGTGGCTGATCAGTTTCATGGAGGCTTCCCGGTGGCGGTCACGCCAGGAGTGACCCCCAAGACCGATGAGGAAAATCAGCTGCAGGGTAAAACCAGCCGATTTGATCCGGTTGATGGTGGAAGCAATGAGGTCGGCAGGATAGGGTTTGCCCACTGCATTGAGCAGATCGGTATGACCCGACTCGATTCCGATGGCAATATCGGTCAGTCCAGAGGAGCGAAGAGCTCTCCAGTCTGAATTGCTTCGCTGATCGGCGGTGAATCCATCCATAAAGCTTCCGATACGGCTGACCCGGAACCGGGGATAGACCAACTGAATCCGGTTTATCCAATCCTGCAGTTCATCCATCAGAAAAAGGAACCGGCGGTTCGGAATGGCGAGTGCATTGGCCTCACCGATGAAGATATCCCGGCGGGCGGTGATTCCTTCACCGAGGAAATCTGAAATGGTATTCAGGTGTTCATTCACTTCCGGCACGTTTTTAATCCGGAATCGTCTGTCCTTATAAAAGCTGCAGAAGGAACAGTCATCGTAGCTGCAACCGGTGGAAAAGTTCACAATGACCGATTGATAGAACTCGGGAGGAACAATGGGAATATGACCCCAGATGGACCGGAACTGTTCCAGGTTATAGCCGATGTTTCGGGCAAAGAGAACGGGCCTCAGCATGAATTCCCTGATGGGAATGGGATCGCAATCGATGAACCGGACATCCATATTGGTATCAGGAGCAGCCAGCCAGGATTGCCACTCAACACTCCAGTCCTTCAGTTTCTGGTCCCGGTTTTCATCGGTGAGAAAGTGATCATACCGGTCCGGATTGGAGGATCGGAAGAGCAGATTGCCATCAAGGCCCATCCGGTAATGGTCGCCGTGGTCCGAGAAGCCGATCAGACGACCGTTGTAATCAAAATGAAACTGTCTGACCGGGTCGGTTAAGACACTGATCGAGGTTGGTTTCACATTGATCTGAAGTCCGGCCTGACCGTTTGACTGATCTTTACTTTCTATCATGAAAAGAGGATATTCCAATGTAGCTTTAATGCAGATTTCGGGTTTTCCAACGGAATTTTAATTTAAACCCCGAAATCGGCCTGTTTTCATCTAACTTGCTAAACATTTAATCGCGATACAATCGCCTGCCGACTATGACTTCCGAGATTAATCAACATTTAATTGAGCCGGTGCAGCTGACGCCCATTGGAGTGATCCGGTCTCCCTATCAGGAAAAGTACTCGGCTCCGCGTCAGCCGGGGGTGGAAGTCAGTGAACAAACCGGGGTGATTGAGCTGATTCCCGGCGTTCAACCGGGGACCTCGCTTCGGGATCTGGCCGGATTCAGTCACCTGTGGGTCATTTCATGGTTTCATCAGGCAGAAGGCTGGAATCCGATGGTCAAGCCGCCGCGCGGATCGTCGGTCAAGCGGGGTGTGTTTGCCACCCGGAGTCCGCACCGGCCGAATCCCATCGGGTTATCTCTGGTCAAAATTATCAGCATCCGTAAAAACCGGATTACGGTTTCGGGAATCGATTTGCTCGATGGCACCCCGGTGCTGGATATCAAACCCTACCTTCCAGCCGTTGAAGCGAAGCCCGATGCAACCTCGGGCTGGATCTCTCCGCAGAGCAATGATGATACTTCCCGGGTTTTTACGGTTGCATGGTCTCTGATGGCTTTGCGTCAGCTTTCCTGGCTGGAGCAGCATGGCATCACCGGGTTCCGGGCAAGGGCTCTTCTGGTGCTCTCCACCGATCCGTTCCCTCACCCCTACAAGCGAATCCGGCAGCAGGCCGATGGGTCGCTGGTCATGGCCTGGAAAGACTGGAGGCTCTCTTTTCTGAGGCAGGAGCAAACGATTCAGGTTCAAAAAGTGTTCTCAGGATATGCTCAGACACCGAAGCCGGATCTCCACCGGCAGTTTGAGATGGAATTTATAGGAATGGATGACTGAAGCCTGGCCATGATTAATGTATCACTGACTCAACTGGAATATCTGACGGCGGTCGACACGTACCGGAATTTTAATCAGGCTGCCCGGCATTGCCTGGTCACTCAGCCCACACTGAGCATGCAGATACAGAAGGCGGAGGAATCGCTGGGAGTGATCATCTTTGACCGCAGTAAGTCGCCGGTTGTGCCGACTCCGCTTGGTGAAAAGATCATTGAACAGGCCCGGCTGATTCTCCGTGAAAGTTCACTGCTGGGAGAAATTGCTTCGGCGGGAAATCAGCAGATTGCCGGTGACCTCCGGATCGGAATTATTCCCACTGTCGGTCCGTATCTGATTCCCCGGTTCCTGAAATCCTTTGTAATCAGCCATCCGTCTGTGACCCTGCAGGTCAATGAATTGCAAACCGATGCGATCCTCGAACTGATTCAGAAAGATCAGCTCGATGCCGGCGTGCTGGCCACACCGGTTGAACGGCCGGGTGTTTTCGAATTGCCGCTTTATTATGAGCCTTTCAATGCGTTTCTGCCCGATGACCATCCCCTTATCGGACGACCGTTTCTGGCACCTGATGACCTGAATCTATCCGATCTGCTGCTGCTGGAAGAAGGCCATTGTTTCCGTAATCAGGCCTTGCAGATCTGTGCACATGATGTGGTACATGAGAAGCCACAAGCCACCTTTATCAGCGGAAGTCTCGATATGCTGCGCCGTCTGGCCGAACAGGGATTCGGTGTCACCCTGCTTCCCCAGCTGATGGTGCTTTCCTGGGATCAGAAGCCAGTGAATCTGAAGCAGTTTGGTGAACCGGCTCCCACCCGCGAAATCAGTCTGGTTTACAGTCGGACTTACCTGAAACGGGCCATCATGGATGCCCTTGCGGATGCCATACGGGCATCGGTTCCGCGTGAGATGCTTAAAAAATCGGGCAGTGTGCTCAAACCTCTGATGGGGGCCGGTTCATGACTGAGTGTCCCGGTTTCCGGCCGATGGTATGACGCATCAGGTAGTTAAGGTCGTTTTTTTTATTCTCGGAGCGTTGTCTACCGGGCTGGCTGTTTTGGGAGTGGTGCTGCCCTTCATTCCGGCCACCCCATTTCTGCTGCTGGCCACCTGGTTTTTTTACCGGTCTTCCGACAAGGCCCACCACTGGCTCACCAAACACCGGATCTTTGGTCCGCTGATCACCGATTTCAGAGATTACCGTGCCATCAGACGCCGGTCCAAATGGATGATCGTGATTTTTATCTGGATTTCTTTTGTGCTTTCCTGGATCGGCTTTTATCACAGCATTTGGCTGGTGGCCGGGCATGCCACCGGTGCCCTGATCGGGTCACTGGTCATCTGGAAGTTCCCGACGCTGGAAGACGTCAGGCGCAGTGAAACGGCTACGATTGACCCTGAATCAGATGAGAATCGGGGAAGGTAACGGTAAAAATGGTTCCCTTCGGGCGGTTGGACCGGATATCGACTGTGAGACCGAGCAGTTGAATAATCTTGCTTACCAGTGATAATCCAAGACCCGATCCGCCGGTATCCTTCGACCGGCTTTTTTCGATGCGGTAAAACCGCCGGAAGATGTTATTCCGTTCGATAACCGGAATCCCGGGTCCCTCATCGGCAATCTCAATCGACAGTCCGCCGAAGGCGGGTTTGTAGACGTTTCTGATGCAAACCGTTGAACCAGCCGGACTGTATTTCACCGCATTATCGAGCAGGTTAATAAAAAGGGTGTGTATAAGGTTCTCGTTGGTGAGCACCAGCGGCAGCGGGTCAGAGAGTTGATTGCTGATCTGAATGGATTTTTGAGCAGCCAGATAATTCAACTGTCCGACCAGAACCGAAAAGATGATCTTAAGGTCAACGGCTTCCTTTTCGACCTGTTCCTCACTGATTTCATCCCGTGAAATTTTCAGAAGAGTCTGAGTCACGTGAATCAGCTGATTGGTCTGAGTGAGTGCATTGGTCAGAGACGTTTTATAGTACACCGAGTCCCGGTCACGGCTGAGCGCCAGTTCCAGTTCCCCTTTGATAATGGTGAGCGGGGTGAGAAGTTCATGGGAGGCATCGGCAGTGAATTGCCTGATCTGGTCGAAACTGCCCTGCAGTCGCTCAAGCAGATGGTTCAGGGTCTGGGCCAGCATCCTGACTTCCTCATCGTCCCGGTAATCGGGAATACGGGTATCAAGATGGCTGATGGTAATACTCTGGGCCGTACGGATAATGTCGGTAAGCGGGCGCAGAGACAGGTCGGCAATGATAATAGAGAAGGCCAGGGCGATGATCACCCCGATTATGATCATGCCAATGAGAACCCGGGTAAGGTTATTAATAAACTCGGTCACATCCCGGTTATCGGCTATTGTTACAATCCAGCCGGTCAGACGGTGAGATTCCTGGTCAAGAGCCGGGAAGGTGAACGGGTAGTAAAGACTTTTAAAATTCCGGTTCATGCCGGGTACCGGAACGAACATGGGTAAGTCACCCGACTGTGGTTTCCTGATTCTGGAACCAAGGCCAGAGAGTCTGGCCGGTTCCGATTCGAACAGAATGGACGTATCAGGTGCCAGGACCCAGACCAGAAATTTACTTTCGATTGTTTCGGCTTCGAGGGAGGTCAGGACCGACGGGTATAAGGTTGAAGTGGGCGTTAACGTGGTCTGATTCTGAAGCCGGGTAATCATATGAGTACTCAGCTGAATCATGTCGGTGTCGCGAGCCTGAATCATCCATAACCGGACCGAAAACAGGATCATGCCCGAAAAAATGATCATGAGTGCTGCAATGGAAACCACAAACCAGAGGGTGA
The nucleotide sequence above comes from Bacteroidota bacterium. Encoded proteins:
- a CDS encoding alanine dehydrogenase; amino-acid sequence: MLYKDLLNIQEEVVLSPQEQIRIFDPARNELAIGVPKERTSEERRVSLTPPAIRTLVQRGHKVFVERGAGADSHYSDDEYASAGAFIVYSPDELFNKSTLIVKVLPLTEEECSLIKPNQVVISALNLGTLRKNYFRTLIDKQVTGIAFEYIEDQARELPVVRVLSEIAGMMSIQIAARYLESDKKGRGILLGAIAGIPPATVVILGAGTVGESAARSALGAGAQVMILDRDLGRLREVDQRLDRRVVTAISNMHFLNKVVRFADVLIGAIAVRGQKNPYIITEDMVKAMKPGSVILDISIDQGGCIETSRPTSMSNPVFVKHGITHFCVPNINSFVARTSSTALTNALLPFLLDIGDQPDMNTALWKNLPLRNGTYVYRGYCTKTSLTDLFSVPFRDIELLLSE
- a CDS encoding cycloisomaltooligosaccharide glucanotransferase, which translates into the protein MNKIRPMILGFMVIQLLSSGCEKEPGFDGYPDQLTLETDKATYLPGESVRFTLNEFPGSGYTIRYFHLDSLIHSHPLSGSSWTWMPPTEDFKGYLITLSGPEGPASTVQTSIAIDVSSDWTRFPRYGFISHFGESAPVTEVIRSLTRYRINGLQFYDWHFRHHLPLAGTRSEPAASWKDIINRTNHRSTVSRYITEAHNRNMKALSYNLAYGATSTAQSEGVPATWFLYKDKSHAQPDLHVLPKPPFLSDIYVVHPGLTEWTTWLAQRNDDVYAVYPFDGFHIDQLGDRGTLYDYDGKTVALTGLFPGFIAAMKSAHSEKDLVFNAVNQYGQSQIASTDVGFLYTEVWSPNNGYADLARMITTNEQYSGGKKRTVLAAYLNYDKASSPGEFNTPGVLMANAVIFAFGGSHIELGEHMLGKEYFPNNNLKMPAGLTYRLTTFYDFLTGYQNILRDGGSLNAVTVTAPDQAVTINQWPPVAGKISAIGRRFSNRQVIHLLNFSNNASLDWRDTNANRYPPMKLVNLKVVIQTGDPVKKVWAASPDHRFGDPFLLDAQMESGRVTVTLPTLDYWTMLVLEW
- a CDS encoding S8 family serine peptidase, which translates into the protein MNKSLLFSTGLALSLMAVGCSDPASMSQTESAGETASMGKVKYAALDNEFVTGEVLVKFKAGTLASQRSSVLRAVNSEVKETIHTASMKSAGISEGITVLKTGLGVQTAIQKLIASGVVDYAEPNYIYQHQATSNDTYYTNGSLWGMYGDGSSPANQYGSQAAEAWAAGKTGSNTVWIGIIDEGYMYTHEDLVANAGTNPGEIAGNGRDDDGNGLVDDVYGWDFDGNNNTVFDGVGDDHGTHVAGTIGGVGGNGKGVAGVVWSVKLLSAKFLGSRGGTTANAIKAVDYFTDLKTRHGINLVATNNSWGGGGYSQALADAVERANAAGILFIAAAGNSGTNNDATPSYPSGYTSANVIAVASITSTGGLSSFSQYGATSVDIGAPGSGIWSSVPKSSKGKVVSGYASYNGTSMATPHVSGAAALYASTHPGATAAQIKSAILSSVVPTASLNGKVSTGGRLNVSGF
- a CDS encoding radical SAM protein translates to MIESKDQSNGQAGLQINVKPTSISVLTDPVRQFHFDYNGRLIGFSDHGDHYRMGLDGNLLFRSSNPDRYDHFLTDENRDQKLKDWSVEWQSWLAAPDTNMDVRFIDCDPIPIREFMLRPVLFARNIGYNLEQFRSIWGHIPIVPPEFYQSVIVNFSTGCSYDDCSFCSFYKDRRFRIKNVPEVNEHLNTISDFLGEGITARRDIFIGEANALAIPNRRFLFLMDELQDWINRIQLVYPRFRVSRIGSFMDGFTADQRSNSDWRALRSSGLTDIAIGIESGHTDLLNAVGKPYPADLIASTINRIKSAGFTLQLIFLIGLGGHSWRDRHREASMKLISHLDLGPEDRIQLSIFNQSLAPSHYPFGTDFLSPDELEADFLLWKQDIARINPELNARKYPTRFFLI
- the tsaA gene encoding tRNA (N6-threonylcarbamoyladenosine(37)-N6)-methyltransferase TrmO, with the translated sequence MTSEINQHLIEPVQLTPIGVIRSPYQEKYSAPRQPGVEVSEQTGVIELIPGVQPGTSLRDLAGFSHLWVISWFHQAEGWNPMVKPPRGSSVKRGVFATRSPHRPNPIGLSLVKIISIRKNRITVSGIDLLDGTPVLDIKPYLPAVEAKPDATSGWISPQSNDDTSRVFTVAWSLMALRQLSWLEQHGITGFRARALLVLSTDPFPHPYKRIRQQADGSLVMAWKDWRLSFLRQEQTIQVQKVFSGYAQTPKPDLHRQFEMEFIGMDD
- a CDS encoding LysR family transcriptional regulator — its product is MINVSLTQLEYLTAVDTYRNFNQAARHCLVTQPTLSMQIQKAEESLGVIIFDRSKSPVVPTPLGEKIIEQARLILRESSLLGEIASAGNQQIAGDLRIGIIPTVGPYLIPRFLKSFVISHPSVTLQVNELQTDAILELIQKDQLDAGVLATPVERPGVFELPLYYEPFNAFLPDDHPLIGRPFLAPDDLNLSDLLLLEEGHCFRNQALQICAHDVVHEKPQATFISGSLDMLRRLAEQGFGVTLLPQLMVLSWDQKPVNLKQFGEPAPTREISLVYSRTYLKRAIMDALADAIRASVPREMLKKSGSVLKPLMGAGS
- a CDS encoding YbaN family protein, translated to MTHQVVKVVFFILGALSTGLAVLGVVLPFIPATPFLLLATWFFYRSSDKAHHWLTKHRIFGPLITDFRDYRAIRRRSKWMIVIFIWISFVLSWIGFYHSIWLVAGHATGALIGSLVIWKFPTLEDVRRSETATIDPESDENRGR
- a CDS encoding HAMP domain-containing histidine kinase, which encodes MSGRLAGFLSSLKGKITLWFVVSIAALMIIFSGMILFSVRLWMIQARDTDMIQLSTHMITRLQNQTTLTPTSTLYPSVLTSLEAETIESKFLVWVLAPDTSILFESEPARLSGLGSRIRKPQSGDLPMFVPVPGMNRNFKSLYYPFTFPALDQESHRLTGWIVTIADNRDVTEFINNLTRVLIGMIIIGVIIALAFSIIIADLSLRPLTDIIRTAQSITISHLDTRIPDYRDDEEVRMLAQTLNHLLERLQGSFDQIRQFTADASHELLTPLTIIKGELELALSRDRDSVYYKTSLTNALTQTNQLIHVTQTLLKISRDEISEEQVEKEAVDLKIIFSVLVGQLNYLAAQKSIQISNQLSDPLPLVLTNENLIHTLFINLLDNAVKYSPAGSTVCIRNVYKPAFGGLSIEIADEGPGIPVIERNNIFRRFYRIEKSRSKDTGGSGLGLSLVSKIIQLLGLTVDIRSNRPKGTIFTVTFPDSHLIQGQS